Proteins encoded within one genomic window of Columba livia isolate bColLiv1 breed racing homer chromosome 1, bColLiv1.pat.W.v2, whole genome shotgun sequence:
- the NAMPT gene encoding nicotinamide phosphoribosyltransferase, which yields MECAAAGAEFNILLATDSYKVTHYKQYPPNTSKVYSYFECREKKTENSKLRKVKYEETVFYGLQYILNKYLKGKVVTKEKIKEAKEVYREHFQDDVFNEKGWNYILEKYDGHLPIEIKAVPEGSVIPRGNVLFTVENTDPECYWLTNWIETILVQSWYPITVATNSREQKKILAKYLLETSGSLEGLEYKLHDFGYRGVSSQETAGIGASAHLVNFKGTDTVAGIALIKKYYGTKDPVPGYSVPAAEHSTITAWGKDHEKDAFEHIVTQFSSVPVSVVSDSYDIYNACEKIWGDDLRQIIEARSPEAPLIIRPDSGNPLDTVLKVLEILGKKFPITENSKGYKLLPPYLRVIQGDGVDINTLQEIVEGMKKNKWSIENIAFGSGGALLQKLTRDLLNCSFKCSYVVTNGLGVNVFKDPVADPNKRSKKGRLSLHRTPAGEFVTLEEGKGDLEEYGQDLLHTVFKNGKVTKSYSFDEVRQNARLKNSELEVASH from the exons ATGGAGTGCGCTGCGGCCGGGGCCGAGTTCAACATCCTTCTCGCCACCGACTCCTACAAG GTTACACACTACAAGCAATATCCACCTAATACAAGCAAAGTGTATTCCTACTTTGAATGTCGtgaaaagaagactgaaaattcCAAATTAAGGAAAGTGAAATACGAAGAAACTGTTTTTTATGGTTTGCAGTACATTCTGAATAAATACTTAAAAG gTAAAGTGGTGACCAAAGAGAAAATCAAGGAAGCCAAAGAAGTATATAGGGAGCATTTTCAAGATGATGTCTTCAACGAAAAGGGATGGAACTATATTCTGGAG AAATATGATGGCCATCTTCCTATAGAAATAAAGGCTGTTCCTGAGGGCTCTGTAATTCCCAGAGGAAATGTCCTTTTCACAGTAGAAAACACAGATCCAGAGTGCTACTGGCTCACTAATTGGATTGAG aCTATCCTTGTGCAGTCATGGTATCCAATCACAGTGGCTACAAACTcgagagagcagaaaaagatTTTGGCCAAATATTTGCTAGAGACTTCTGGCAGCTTAGAAGGACTGGAATATAAACTGCATGACTTTGGCTACAGAGGAGTTTCTTCACAAGAG ACTGCAGGAATAGGAGCTTCAGCTCATTTGGTGAACTTCAAAGGAACAGACACTGTAGCAGGAATTGCATTAATTAAAAAGTACTATGGTACAAAAGATCCGGTTCCAGGATATTCTGTTCCAGCTGCTGAACACAG TACCATAACCGCTTGGGGGAAAGATCACGAAAAAGATGCTTTTGAACACATAGTGACGCAGTTTTCTTCAGTGCCTGTATCTGTGGTTAGTGACAGCTATGACATTTACAATGCTTGTGAAAAAATATGGGGTGATGACCTAAGGCAGATCATTGAAGCCCGAAGTCCAGAAGCACCGCTTATTATTAGACCAGACTCTGGGAATCCCCTTGACACTGTTTTAAAG GTCTTGGAGATCTTAGGGAAGAAGTTTCCCATTACAGAGAACTCAAAAGGCTACAAGCTGCTGCCACCCTATCTCAGAGTTATTCAAGGGGATGGTGTGGATATCAACACATTGCAAGAG aTTGTggagggaatgaagaagaatAAGTGGAGTATCGAGAATATTGCTTTTGGATCTGGTGGAGCTTTGTTGCAGAAACTAACTAGAGATCTCTTAAACTGTTCCTTCAAATGTAGTTACGTGGTGACCAACGGTCTCGGG GTAAATGTCTTCAAGGACCCAGTTGCCGATCCGaacaaaaggtcaaagaaaggcaGACTGTCGTTGCACAGGACACCGGCTGGGGAATTTGTGACGCTTGAGGAAGGCAAGGGAGATCTTGAAGAGTATGGACAG GATCTCCTTCATACAGTATTTAAGAATGGAAAAGTAACAAAGTCATATTCGTTTGATGAAGTCAGACAAAATGCCAGGCTGAAGAACAGTGAACTAGAAGTGGCGTCTCACTAA